Proteins from one Mastacembelus armatus chromosome 16, fMasArm1.2, whole genome shotgun sequence genomic window:
- the trhra gene encoding thyrotropin-releasing hormone receptor, producing MENLTMGNMTVENDTSVLGNRTLGAWTDYTVEYKVVSVFLVSLICGVGIVGNVMVILVVLTTKHMRTPTNCYLVSLAAADLMVLTAAGLPNITDALYGQWVYGYAGCLGITYFQYLGINASSCSITAFTVERYIAICHPIKAQFLCTLSRAKKIIMLVWALTSVYCVMWLFLSDTKKLTYDNAVLLSCAYKVSRSNYLPIYFTDFAVFYVLPLMLATVLYGLIARILFLNPLPSDPKDSSKKWKKETSQGGRMVSTSSSSGTTAASRRQVTKMLAVVVILFALLWMPYRTLVVVNSFLDKAYLDTWFLLFCRLCIYLNSAINPIIYNAMSQKFRAAFKKLCQCGPQRMEKPASYSVALTYSVIKDMSNGESPDHFTTEMDELNTPTDQYLPANMLSRAGKMPYEGPSLSGSDTKA from the exons ATGGAAAACCTCACCATGGGTAACATGACTGTAGAGAATGACACGTCGGTGCTGGGTAATCGGACCCTGGGTGCCTGGACTGACTACACTGTTGAATACAAAgtggtcagtgtgtttttggtaTCTCTCATATGCGGGGTGGGGATCGTGGGGAACGTGATGGTCATACTGGTGGTCCTGACCACCAAACACATGCGGACGCCCACTAACTGTTACCTGGTGAGCCTGGCCGCTGCCGACCTGATGGTCCTGACGGCCGCCGGGCTGCCTAACATCACCGACGCCCTGTACGGGCAGTGGGTGTATGGCTACGCGGGCTGCCTGGGAATCACCTATTTCCAGTATCTGGGAATAAACGCGTCCTCCTGCTCCATCACTGCCTTCACCGTGGAGCGATACATCGCCATTTGCCACCCAATCAAAGCGCAATTCCTGTGCACTTTATCCAGAGCAAAGAAAATCATCATGCTGGTCTGGGCGCTCACATCTGTCTACTGCGTCATGTGGCTTTTTCTGTCAGACACTAAAAAGTTGACATACGATAACGCGGTGCTGCTCAGCTGCGCCTACAAAGTGTCCAGGAGTAACTACCTGCCCATTTACTTCACAGATTTCGCGGTGTTTTACGTGCTGCCTCTCATGCTGGCCACAGTCCTGTACGGACTGATCGCCAGGATACTTTTCCTAAACCCGCTGCCTTCAGATCCCAAAGACAGCAGCAAGAAGTGGAAGAAGGAGACGAGTCAGGGGGGGAGGATGGTCAGCACCAGCTCCTCCAGCGGCACCACAGCTGCCTCCCGCAGACAG GTGACCAAGATGCTGGCTGTGGTGGTGATCCTCTTCGCCTTGCTGTGGATGCCCTATCGAACCTTAGTGGTGGTCAACTCCTTCCTGGACAAGGCCTACCTGGACACCTGGTTCCTGCTGTTCTGCCGTCTCTGCATCTACCTAAACAGCGCCATCAACCCGATCATTTACAACGCCATGTCCCAGAAATTCCGTGCCGCTTTTAAGAAGCTGTGTCAATGTGGTCCTCAGCGCATGGAGAAACCTGCTTCTTACAGCGTGGCGCTAACTTACAGTGTCATCAAGGACATGTCCAATGGAGAAAGTCCGGACCATTTCACGACAGAAATGGATGAGTTAAACACTCCAACAGATCAGTATCTTCCTGCCAACATGCTGTCCAGAGCCGGGAAGATGCCCTATGAGGGGCCTTCTCTGTCTGGAAGTGATACTAAAGcctaa